In one Clostridia bacterium genomic region, the following are encoded:
- a CDS encoding PD40 domain-containing protein has product MTLSRSLARARSLAALTSACTLAAALTACSIGHAGDGKRPLASEDGLGAARPPSEAAVDTQPVAPAHVHITLEGVGYGIGGKTVATSDHPADAPAAPAVFRPGPAELRVAFSSPVDRDEVWKAIRDQLVGAATGYRIELGQPVWDESGKSLAVRLQQTVTPLGAGVFDGRPSLRLDLSTVKDVDGAPVDPAGAALEWLVVRPVTVYAISDPAQLLDGTTEGRAVGELAALPSLRPAGPRPWLDGHLLMWRFAAEEAECDARALVDWNLSAGTALDAGAPVDACLSWAGWDPQGHDLLLTSLQTLVRLDLDGGEPEPVYRVPDDRLLVGMAIAPDGRIALFEATPPAGGAEVGSIDLLVVDLHGKVMAKVPQVSDLVSEEGLWRPIQASWSDDGEMLAFTALRVREHVSEPAALPDVSEALSVWRPKAPTGTGPEELDVPVTTVSWRPGTHQILVGDRLYDVDTKTSRKSLGDVKVLPYTDVFWSPDGRYMAFLDPSQGRMRGVLVDLETGRGKEGDFLPLGWEPATGQFYWCRTRVGVQ; this is encoded by the coding sequence GTGACACTCTCACGATCACTTGCGCGGGCACGTTCACTTGCGGCGTTGACCTCGGCCTGTACCCTGGCCGCGGCGCTGACCGCTTGCTCCATCGGTCATGCCGGCGACGGGAAACGGCCGCTTGCGTCCGAGGACGGCCTCGGTGCGGCCCGGCCGCCTTCAGAAGCGGCCGTCGATACCCAGCCGGTGGCCCCGGCGCACGTCCACATCACCCTGGAGGGCGTGGGCTACGGGATCGGAGGCAAGACCGTCGCGACATCCGATCATCCGGCCGATGCGCCGGCGGCCCCTGCCGTCTTTCGTCCCGGCCCCGCCGAGCTCCGCGTCGCCTTCAGCTCACCCGTCGACCGGGACGAGGTTTGGAAGGCCATTCGGGACCAGCTTGTCGGTGCGGCCACTGGGTACCGGATCGAGTTGGGCCAACCTGTGTGGGACGAGAGCGGCAAATCGCTTGCGGTACGACTTCAACAGACCGTGACACCGCTCGGGGCGGGAGTCTTCGACGGACGGCCCAGCCTCCGCTTGGACTTGAGCACGGTCAAGGACGTCGACGGCGCGCCCGTCGATCCGGCAGGCGCCGCGCTCGAATGGCTCGTGGTCCGGCCGGTGACGGTGTACGCGATTTCCGACCCTGCACAGCTGCTGGACGGCACTACGGAAGGGCGGGCGGTGGGCGAGTTGGCAGCCCTGCCCTCGTTGCGTCCGGCGGGACCTCGCCCGTGGCTCGACGGCCATCTCCTCATGTGGCGATTCGCGGCAGAGGAAGCAGAGTGCGATGCGCGGGCCCTGGTCGATTGGAACCTTTCTGCGGGAACGGCGCTGGACGCGGGGGCGCCAGTGGACGCCTGCCTGTCCTGGGCAGGTTGGGATCCGCAGGGCCACGACCTTCTTCTCACGAGTTTGCAAACGCTGGTTCGACTCGACTTGGACGGCGGAGAGCCGGAGCCCGTCTACCGGGTCCCGGATGACCGCCTTCTCGTCGGCATGGCCATCGCCCCGGACGGTCGCATCGCCCTCTTCGAGGCCACGCCTCCCGCCGGCGGGGCTGAGGTGGGCTCGATCGACTTGTTGGTGGTCGATCTGCACGGCAAAGTCATGGCCAAGGTTCCGCAGGTCTCGGACCTCGTCTCCGAGGAGGGCTTGTGGCGCCCCATCCAGGCCTCCTGGTCCGATGATGGGGAAATGTTGGCCTTCACGGCTCTCCGCGTCCGGGAGCACGTGAGTGAGCCTGCCGCCCTGCCTGATGTCTCCGAGGCGCTATCCGTGTGGCGCCCGAAGGCACCCACCGGGACAGGACCGGAAGAGCTCGACGTGCCCGTGACGACGGTCTCCTGGCGCCCTGGAACGCACCAGATTCTGGTCGGCGACCGGCTGTACGATGTCGACACGAAGACATCGCGCAAGAGCCTCGGGGATGTCAAGGTCCTGCCCTACACCGACGTATTCTGGTCGCCGGACGGCCGGTACATGGCGTTCCTGGACCCGTCGCAGGGCAGGATGAGGGGCGTGCTGGTCGACCTCGAAACCGGACGCGGCAAAGAAGGCGACTTCCTGCCCCTGGGCTGGGAGCCCGCGACGGGCCAGTTCTATTGGTGCAGGACGCGGGTTGGAGTCCAGTAG